ACAATATTGTTCACGAAGTGCTTCACaatgccagaaaaaaagaaaaatcagattCGGAACAGCCATCACTGCAGTTATAGCTTCGAACTAAATGAATGGAATtcaattctgattttttttttgtggcatttttATTTGAAGACATCATTTGAAATTGGCAAGACAGATGTGTGTCGGTGAAAGTAACAGAATACCCTTGCTGAGCACAGGGCACAAAGATTTTTATGGCATTGGCAAGAGGCAGTTTCTGTTTTTAGGGTTTAACACTGCCacatataaaaaaacagaacatccTAGCATTTAACATGAGAACTAATTATACCTCGTTGTCTGGCTCTTTCATTTTTGGCATTAAAGCACGATGTAGTTTTAgaaagaaattttaatcagaagagaaagagaactgaatattttatgcctaaacaactaaattgtctttgttttcatgactgaatgaactgaataagCAACAAAATGTCATACTgacttactttgtttatatttggcgaaccccgccacctttctagctccacGCAGTGTTCCGGGGACATTCAATTGTAATAATTCTTATGCATATTATCTGGCATTCAAAATGTAGAGATGATATTTGCCACCATATGTGTTCTACTCCTAAAGGAAATAATGTCATCAAGAAAATTAATGACTTCCTCTTCTacagatatatttatatatctcgCTAATTCTCAAATACATTAATTGCACAAACTAAAACACTCTTTGGGGGATTTGAAAGCTGTGCTGCTGTGTATAGAATCGGCAAACCTACCTGTTCTCAGCATTAAGGATCGTATTTGAACAGGGGTATTTACTCTGGGAAAGGGTGCTATAAATGAACATGGAGGAAGTGGTGCACAAAGAGTAGTTCAGACTGGCTTGGAGGAAACTGAGACCTGCGTGTAAAGGGGGAATTTTCAGTGGTTACTTTTACAGTacaagaaaaagacatttttatagaGCCGTCTCAAATGTCTTTATCAACCTAACGTATATGGATTCCTTGAATTTGTCAAGCTTTGTTTTCAGTCCTTTCAAAAGTCTTCACACTGCAGTTTATCTTACCAGTTGGCTAAATATTGCTATGGCACATTTAATGCCATTCCCTATAGAGGCACTCCAAATGAGGTTGTTTTGTTCCATATAGGAGACATTTAAAAGAGAACGGGGGAGGGGGGTTGGGACAGAACTCCCAGAGAGGGACAGGCCTTAAGATGGAGGTCTTCCTCCCAGGACGTGACAGGCTGTTGGCTGGAGGATGCTCAGGAAGGCCTTGGCAGACCAACAAAGACAGCCCTTCAGCTGCAGGGTGTAGTTTTTCAGGCCCCAGCATCCCCTttggcagcagcacagagagtgCTGGCGTGCACAGGCCCCCGGCCCGAGAGACAGGGAAGTAAGGCCCGTTCTTTTATTTACtcaggctgctgctgaggcCTGGGCATTTCTTGTCTGggtgaagaaggaaaaaaaacaagtctctctctctctctctttcctcttgaGGTCTCCTGAGGAAGATTGCTCTTTCATCTACAGTTGTTCACACACTTGTTTCGGCCATTGGGCCCCGTAGCTCTGTATTCTATGTGCACATGTATTTCTGCacatgtatatatgtttgttactgtgagtgagtgagtgagtgagtgtgcagtgtgtgcgtgtttgctctcttgtgtgtactgtgtgtgcaAGTGAAACGGTAGTAAGTCTCACTATGTGGGATAATTGTAGCCGCCATGTACAGTTTCAACTTTAGAAGTCTAAAACAGATgtgatctttctttttttccttttttcttttggaatCATGCGTCTTGACAGCCATTATAATACGACAAAGGAttttctgacagcagcaggaacctatttaacatatttaattCAAATTTGTATGCTGATACCTTGAGTATAGGTTCTGAACAGATAAAAGGGAAGTGaattaattacaaaattacagtGCATTAGTAAGATTATGGCATTTTTTATGAAGCTTCTGAAATATTTCTCAGACCTATTGTTAACATCGCTATTTGCCCATCTAAACATTCTGCTAGTTGAACTCAAACAATGTCTGCGACTCCCACATGTCCCCCACAGATACgtttttatgtatgtgtgttattGGAGTAAAGGcactaaataaataatgtacatcaagtaaacaaaccaaaaaaaaaaaaacaactgagtgagGGTGTCCTGGCAGCTCAGTAATGTCTCAAGGCAAAGACATCCTCATTTAAGAGTGTGGAATTTAATTTAGCCTTTGTATACAGGcccatttatttgtttgttttatactATTGTCTCGAAGCCAATATGTTTGACTGTAAGGCATTGGCTGGGGTCATTCTTCTTGCACTGTCTTCTTCTCCTATACCCTGAGAGGCAGTGTAAGAGAGGGCAGATCCGCCCCCTCTGTGGAGGAGGGCATAGCACTGAGTCACCCATCCTCCCTCaaaccagagagagaaaaaacattgaGACATGTATGAGAGATAAAGCAAGTAAATCAAGCAAGGTTCGCTCCTTGAGTGagatgtgtgtgcagagtggGCGCCTTGCCAGGGGTGGGAGGTTTCCGGGAGGGCCACGGTGTGGAGGTGGGCTCTCAATGTGCCGCTTTCAGCAGTTTGGAGGGGCAAGGGAATGGCCTCCGACCCCATCTGTTTCCTGAAGATAGGCCTGATGGGGGTAAGTGCTCAGAGAGGGCATGATATCCTGACAAAGGGCAGATCTCCcagcaaaaacaacagaaagggggagagagagagagagacttagATTTGTCAGCTGAAGGGGAGTACAGAGGTTGGATCCTGGAAAGTGCTCGTGCTTTTCCTTCGTCCCTCTCATAAATCTTTGCagtttcctcttgtttttcccattccAAGTTTTGGCCTtttgacacagtttttttttcttctgaaggGGTTGGGATTACGTTGTTTTATTTAGGTAAGGAAGTTCACAGCACTTAGACTTCGGCAGCGGGAAGAAGTGGCCTGTAACCTTTTGAACTTGTGGAAAGTGGTGCTCTGTGTTTTCCATTCATATCACCGTACAGTGAACCATTGGAAAGGAATGTCGGCAAAGAAGCAGCTTGAATAGGGACTCATGAAAGTTATTGTAAGAAGAATGGTGCTCTCTGGTTATTCTCTGCACCTGCTTGTCCTTGAGTGAGACAGTTAGCCACTCGCTTGTCTTCCCATTTCCGTTTCCCAATCCCCccttcccccctcccctcttgCGTCAGCACATGGCATATTCATCCATCCAGTATCAGATGCCTCACGGCTTAGTGCAAACCACACAgataaatatgataataatacatattCTATAATCTGATATGAATTGAGTGATGTTCTGAAAGGCCCATGTTTCATGAAAATCATCTATTTTGCAGTGGAGGGTTCCTAAAGGCTATGCATAGCCGTGGTCTAAATTGCATATTTAATCTTCTCCTTCACTCCTGAGAGCagcttttccctgtttttttttctctctcgcttAAGGTCATTTCAAGggctcttgtttttttaaaaatattctaGTAATTGTTCAGGAATAatagaaatgttttaatttaccTCATGCCGAGCTTACATTCTAAAGTACACAAATTGTCTTGTGTTGGCTTTAAATGTCAGAGAGATTGTGTTTTGAGTCACAGTGGGCTAAGCCATTACATGGCCACATACAAGGTTAATTGTAGTAAAAGTATTTCCACTCATTCTCTTCCCTAATTATACTTAAAAttgcatatttaaatgtaactttCTAGATAACACCTAAGGAGAGGTATTGTTcccactgaagaaaaaaaatgtccaagtTGAAAAGTATTCTAAGTTCGTACACCACAATGTTATAATTACAAAGAGAAATAACACCATGGTGGCCCACCTTTTTTATTCAGAAGAGTGAGACAAATGAGTTGCTAATCAATCTCACAGAACACCTCTCTCATtcactctctccttccttttccctctttgtttctctccagACGGTGCTGATCTTGAGGATGACCCATCGTGTTCTTGGCCGGCATCATCTCCCTCCAGTAAGGACCAGACTTCTCCAGGACACTGCGAGGACTATGATTTTGGCGAGGACGAAGGGGGCCCTGGGCTGCCATACCCATGCCAGTTCTGTGACAAGTCCTTTAGCCGCTTAAGCTTCCTCAAGCGTCACGAACAGAGCCACGGCGATAAACTCCCTTTCAGCTGTACCTTCTGCAGCCGCCTGTTTAAGCACAAGCGCAGCCGAGATCGTCACGTGAAGCTACACACCGGTGATAAGAAGTACCATTGCGGAGAGTGTGACTCTGCCTTCTCCCGCAGTGATCACCTCAAAATCCACATGAAAACTCACGCCTCTAACAAACCCCACAAGTGCCCTGTGTGCCGCCGAGGCTTCCTTTCCTCCAGCTCACTCCACGGCCACATGCAAGTACATGAAAGGGGTAAAGATGGCAGCAGCTCAAGCCTTTCTAGAGCTGATGAGTGGAAAGTGAAAGAAACTCGCAAATGCAGCCGTTGTGAGGAGGGCTTTGATGTCCCAGAGGACCTCCAGAGGCACATTGCGGAGTGCCACCCTGAATGCTCGCCATCCGAGGATGGAGGCCTGGGTGCCACCCTGCAGTGCATCTACTGCCATGAGCCCTTCAGTGACGAGGGCACCCTGCTGACTCACATTGACCAGGCCCACAGCCGAGACAGGAAGGGCCACACCTGTGCTATCTGCTCTGAGCACTTTCTGTCTGTTGAGGACCTCTATGCTCACATGGACATCCACCAGCTCCCTGAATCAAGTAACCACAGCAACAGCCCTTCCTTGCTAACTGTAGGCTACACCTCTGTCTCTAGCACCACTCCCGACTCCAACCTTTCTGTCGATAGCTCCACGATGGTGGAGACGGCGCCACCTGTGCCCAAGACAAGGGGGAGGAGAAAGCGGGCTGCTCAGAACACATCAGACATCGGAGGACGTTCCTCTAAACAGCCTAAGGTCTCCTACAGTTGCATTTATTGCAACAAGCAAGTTTTCTCCAGTTTGGCTGTGCTTCAAATTCACCTGCGAACCATGCATCTGGACAAGCCAGAGCAGGCTCATACTTGCCAGTTCTGTTTGGAGGTTCTGCCCTCTTTACTTAATCTAAATGAACATCTTAAGCAGGTCCACAATGCAGAAGACCACGCTGCCCTTTTAGCTAGCTTGCCTGATGCTCTTCTTCAGTGTAACTTCTGCCCTGAGGTGTTGAGTGACCTCAACGCCCTCCAGGAACACATTCGCTGCTCCCACGGCTTCCCCAGTCCGGTGGCCAAGGAGAGCAATGCATTCTTCTGCCCCCAATGCTTCATGGGGTTCTTGACGGAGGTTACCTTGGAGGAGCATGTCCGTCAGACTCACTGTGATGGAGGAAGCCTGCGCTTTGACTCCCCCTTGGCTGTAACTCCCAAGGAGTCTATAGTAGAGGTGTACTCCTGTTCGTACTGCACCAACTCCCCCATATTCAACAGTGTTCTGAAGCTCAACAAGCACATCAAGGAGAATCACAAGAACATTCCACTGGCACTGAACTACATAAACAATGGAAAGAAATCGCTGCGCACTCTCAGCCCCTCTTCTCCAATATCTGTGGAACAAACTGCCATGCTGAAACAAGGTGGCTCACGCAATACCAGTGAGTTCATCTGTAACCAGTGTGGAGCCAAGTACACCAGCTTAGACCTTTTCCAGACTCACTTAAAGACTCATCTGGATGGTCTACAGCCTCAACTCACCTGCCCCCAGTGCAACAAAGAGTTCCCCAACCAGGAGTCCCTGCTGAAGCATGTGACAATTCACTTCACTATTACCTCCACTTACTACATCTGTGAGAGCTGTGACAAGCAGTTCACCTCAGTGGATGACCTGCAGAAGCACCTTCTCGACATGCATACCTTTGTGTTCTTTCGCTGCACTCTGTGTCAGGAGGTTTTCGACTCCAAAGTGTCTACCCAGCTCCACCTGGCTGTAAAGCACAGCAACGAGAAAAAGGTATACCGCTGCACTTCTTGCAACTGGGACTTCAGGCATGAGACTGACCTACAGCTGCATGTCAAACACAGCCATCTTGAAAACCAGGGCCGTGCCCACCGCTGTATTTTCTGTGGGGAGTCCTTTGGCACGGAGGTGGAGCTGCAGTGCCACATCACCACCCACAGCAAGAAGTACAATTGCCGCTTCTGCAGTAAGGCCTTCCATGCCATTGTTCTTTTGGAGAAGCATTTGAGGGAGAAACACTGTGTGTTCGATGGAAAGACACAGAACTGTGGTGCTAATGGCTCTGCCATGAGTGGTGGGGATGGCCAGCCTAAAGAAGATGCTGAGCTACAAAGTCTCATAACTAACAGCCATGGTCCAGTGGCAGCAGGAGGAACGGTGGTGGATACCCACAACAGCCATGATGGAAGTGAGGAAGAGGTGGACACTGCAGATCCCATGTATGGGTGTGACATCTGTGGGGCATCTTACACCATGGATTCACTCCTCACTAACCACCAGTTGAGGGACCACAATATACGCCCAGGTGAGAGTGCCATGGTAAAACGGAAAGCTGAAATGATCAAGGGCAACCACAAGTGCAATGTCTGCTCCCGTACCTTCTTCTCAGAGCCCGGGCTGAGGGAACATATGCAGACCCACCTTGGGCCTGTCAAACACTATATGTGTCCCATCTGTGGGGAGCGCTTCCCTTCCTTGCTCACCCTGACTGAGCACAAGGTCACCCATAGCAAGAGTCTGGACACAGGCAGCTGCCGCATTTGTAAGATGCCACTGCACAGTGAAGAGGACTTCCTGGAGCATTGCCAGATGCACCCTGACCTGAGGAACTCCCTGACAGGTTTCCGCTGTGTGGTGTGCATGCAGACAGTCACCTCCACATTGGAGCTCAAAATCCATGGTACCTTCCACATGCAAAAGACAGGAATGTCCAGCAACCAACCAATGGTCCGCAACCACATGAACTCTCACAACCAGCAGCAACACCACATCCAAAAACCTTTCAAGTGCGCCTCTTGTCTGAAAGATTTCAGGTCAAAACAAGAACTGGTGAAACTGGACATCAACGGATTGCCTTACGGACTCTGTGCATCCTGCGTGACAGCAGCTGGCTCTAAGAGCTCCAGCCCAACAGTAAATGGAGGAcggcaacagcagcagcagggtggagCCACCACTCCAGCAACTACAGCCGCATGGATCCAGGGGGAGAGTCTAAGCCCTGGAGACGGGAAAGGCAAAGCCgtctcttcatcctcttcatcctcttcaacATCCTCGTTACATGCTGCCAAGACACGATGCTCCAGCTGTAATGTGAAGTTTGAGTCTGAAGCAGAGTTGCAAAACCATGTCCAGACAGTGCATCGGGAACAGGCTGGGGACAGCAACAGCGGGCAGCTCAAGACCCCCCAGGTGTCCCCCATGCCGAGAGCCAGTCCCTCACAAACTGAAGAGGTATTGTTAATTAGTGTTGTATTGAATAAAGTTCATTAGTTCATGCTGAGGTTCACAAATTGTTCTGCGTTGATTTGATACATGGTGAAGGCGAAGCGATTTCTAGTTGGTAACGACAATTTTTATTCAAAGCTGACTTTAATAATCCCTTTCCTCTTGGTCTTATTTATAGAAGAAGACATACCAGTGCATCAAATGTCAGATGGTGTTCTACAGCGAATGGGACATTCAAGTTCATGTGGCCAACCACATGCTGGGTAGGAGATaactctttttgtttcattcattattcTCTCTGTTGCACTCCTGGAACAAAGTCATAAAAAACAGTGCTTGTGTAATATctatgtaaatatgtttttctacATTTCCCAAAGTATTTCTACAATGTAGCATAGATTTAATAAATGTGGCTTTTGGTGTGTGATTTCAATTTTAGAGGGAGTTATATTGTGTGACCGCCATCGATACAATATACAAAGCTTTAAGCAAAATTCACCAAATTTCTCAACAAGTATTTGataattttgaaaaaatttCAGACGTAGtcttttcatacttttttacAGGTGAATCAAATACTAAGGACTGATGTGATAtatgtaataaaatatttgaCCCTGTCTCATTCAGGCTCACAAGTATCTGGATCACATCACCAAATAGGTggaattattttaatattttgaccATTGACTGCATCCCCAGTGTTGTGCATTTATAAACCCATCATCTTCATTCCCCCATGCATGTGAATGGTATAATATAGTTCGTGTGCATGCTTGTGGAGCACAATCTCTCCACTTCAAACCACTCTGTATGAAGGTAGTTTGAAGTAGTGGAAACATACAagattatttaaatatttaaatcccAAAACAGATTTAATTCAACTgtttaaaattcaaaatataattccacaaaaaaaaaaaatctccacattgctactgtatattattttgtttgtttgtttattgtgcCTCTTCACTTAAGGCTGTTCAGATGACTGAGATCTGAACACAACATTTGATAAAATACTTTCATGCTCCCTGTATTTAATGACGTCAAATCAACTGAAAAAATGGATATTCGATTTTGTTACACTGTGTATGACAAATTTAAGCCAaattctcattttctttcacaAGATCCCTAAACAAAGAGTGCTGGTGTAAGACTAACCTCCACAAAATGTCTTTACTTTTGGTCGTCATTTGTATGCAGGCAGAATAATTTGTAGAGAACAGACAATTGGAAAACAGGTTTTCTTGCCTGCAGTAAGTAGGCGTCTGAATTCCGGTCTCACGTtcctttattcattcatttattcagctCGTTTGGCGGCTCTTTCATTACACTGCATTATCTGTTGTCTTCAGTGGGAGAGAGACTCATTGATCTGGAACCAAACCGCCTCTCTGTTTGGGACACGCTTCTAGGCGCAGGTGAATTTAAACACGGTGGGCAATTCTATCAGGACCGGTAGGCAATTCTATCAGGGACCCACTGTTTGTGCATAAACAATCAGAAGcatgtgatttgtgattttgatGCTTCGGTGTATTTGCAAAGGAGAGAGACGAGCTCAgagtgtgtaggtgtgtattTTGTATTCATCTTTGCGATCTGCTCACCCACTATTCTACTGGGGGTGCCTAATACAGTACCATGCCAGCATTAGTCCTTTCTCTCTCAAAGGCAGGCACGGAGCACACTGGGAGGGTAGAAAACAAACCCCCCTACTGGTTATTTTATGTCTGTCAGGCGCACAAGCACACAGTTCCCCCATAATAGTGGAATTCAGACAGCTTAAGATAACAGGAGGATAGGTGATTGGGTTATTGTCTGATGTCTTACTTCTCTGATATGCTGTTGCTTTGTATTCAACATGATCACGGGTTTCATCAGACTCCTCAAAAGGGTTTCTGTTAGATGCATTTGTTTTGTGCTTTCTGAAATatggagaaaacaaaactcGGCGTAATGAAAAATTTGGTGGTGAGATGAGGTTGTGACAAAAAGGAAACTGAATCgaataaacagaaataatgaaaatatgtttAGCTGGAGgggaataaagaaaaacatgtgcGCCGGGTTAGTCGTGTTGATCTTATCTTTTGTGTATAGCTTCTCAAGACTTGGCCATGTTATCGTAGAATGGGGGTTAAATTCAATCCAGCCGGCCTGTAATCACTGCAAAGCCAATTTGGgccaaaaacacagaaaaaaaaaaatactcatttGGAAAAGCTCTAAATACCTTCTCTTCTGAAAAAAGGGACACTTTCTCCTTTTAATGGCCATCTGCACAGGAGAGGGGAAACAGGGGGCTGGGGTCATCTCCGCTCAGCTGTCAGCGTTATTAGCGTAGGTAATGGAGCAGACGCTGGATTCATAGGGGTGTTGTTTTCATCCATGCCCCGCTCCATGGTGTCAGTTCACACTGATAACTCTATATATAGTGATGTGCCGTGACATAACCATAGTGCTAAGTGTATGGAACAACAAAACCTGAGCCTGTCTCACCCAGACAAGTTCATATTAGTTGCCTTTGTAATACAATAGTCTCACTAAACCATGTGCACTCAGCCTTCACCCGCACCTCCTCCCGAGTGCTCGTGGATGCCTCCTCTGTAAGACTGCCAGCACATTTTGATGCATGAATATTACAGATGATGACGGTCCTGCTTCAGACATAAAGCGCAGCTCTGGTGCCCAGCTACTCAACATTTACTATGATAATAGAGGTAAATGAAAAGGAAGGAGGTGGCAGTGGGTGCAGACGGGTGTGTAGCAGACCAGCCCCAGCCAAGCCTGTGAACGGCCCCACGTGTTTTAAGATGGAGGCCGCAGCCTGCTAGGGCCCAGATGGATCAGTACACATTTGCTGTACAGCTGGTCGCTCTGTTTGGGGACCTGGTGTGATACTCctatggagaaaaaaatgataTCGCCACCATCCAAGGAGCAATTTAATAGCAGGCCAGAAGACAGCTGGCCACTCTTTAGTTTAGAGTTTTTTTGGCATGGCTCACTTACAGAATTGAGGGTGTCCGATTTTTctccagagacacacagattTATACAgctttcagctgctgcagtcactatcaaatctttttatttctatttttctttcagatTAGAAAACAAATCTGCCCATCAGTTCAATTTGCCATCTTGATGTCTGCAGTAATTGCattggaaaatgtatttaaaatcaCAGTGCTTTTCACAAAGTCGCCTGTCTTTTTTAAGAGGACCTTTGAAGGTCTTTCATTGACACAAAAGACTGTTTGGTTTTATCAGCATGCCATCATGCCACCCCATTGCTTCACTTTGACCCCACTGTAAACTATGACATTTGGAGCCTCATGGGGGGCACGTTTGGCCCATTTATCGCACTGTTTCAAATGTCCCTGTGTGGATTTTCAGAGCCCTGACATGTTTTGAAGCAGAGGTTCTGTCTTAAAGGGGTTTTAAAGGTGAAAAGGGTTTTTGCTTTTCTGTTATATCTGCTCTCAATCCAATTCTCGTCTCACTCTCGTCCATTCCGAGCAGCTACTGCCAAGGTGGCATAGCTCAGAAGGACAAtcgtaaacaaacaaaccaaaccacatCCCTGAAAAGTGTTTTTGGGGTCACCTCTACAGATTTTTTGGGCTGGTGACAGCACTGAGCTTGAAGCCAAGTCAGGGAGGAGCCTTCGCTCACAGAGAGGAGCCGGTGGCCTGGTCGGCCCAGGCAGAGGGGGGCACTGGAGGGGTGGAAAGGTTCGGGGGCGGAGAGGGAAAGGCACATTTGCTGTACAGCTGGCCGCTCTGTGTGAAGCAGGCACTGTGGGCCGTTAcggagctggagaggagagggagtgagaggcCTTTAGCTCTCCTCtagtttctcctcctcctctctgttctctcttttcccctctgTGTGTCCACCATCTCTTCATTTCGCTCTCACTATCTAGCTCCCACATTTTCATATTAACCCCGCTCCAACCTGGCAGAACACACTGCATTGGCTGTTAGTGGGGAACAAACAGGAGGCACACTGTAACAGTATTTGAaagcattgttttgttttcttgctaAGGGCCGCAAATTATCCCCGACACATATCCTCTTGTCTTTGGCCCCTAGAGCAACTTGGCCAGTGTATGCTGATTACATGGTCTCAATCACTGTCTCTGCCCTGGTGGCACCACATTCACTACTAAATTAaatgccttttttcttttctttttactctccCCTTGCAtaaacagaatattttattttttcattctttgtttcttttcctaTAATCCTCTTTGATTAGCTGTGTCTGATGGTGTTCCCTCACTTTCCGGGACTCATTCATAGAGCACATACACATGTAATCTGCTAACAAACATGGCCAAACACTCCTCATTTGACTCCTAGGGGGCTGGATCAGAGTCAGAACTCAATAGACAACACGGCACAGGAACAGGATCAATCTTATGAAATAAATAAGAGAACAGGCTTGGACCAGCCAGTGGAAACAAAGGAAACCATGCGTGCCCTATACTGAGTGTGATATCTGCCTGCTTTTATTAATTGGTGATTAATAACGCCTCTCTGTTCGTTAACGCAGTCACCTCCCGTGCAGCCAAGTGTGTTGCTGCTAATATGCAATTATGCGCACCTTACTGCTCGTTACATTATACCTCTCCCTGACTAATGTGGCGTCCATGAGGAGAATAGAAAACAGAGtgagctgcaaaaaaaaaaaaaaaaaaaaaaaaaaaaaaagctatcaATAAGATTCTCATATTCGCTGTGTTACCTAGCTGTCTGgatggaaaacagaaaagaaaaaaaaaacagagaagtttCTTACAAATTCCTGGATGTAACCAGGAGACTGCATTAAAAGTTTTACAGCATTGCAGAGACTGTTTTGCTCTTCCTGGTGTTTTTGTTGTAAAGCAGAGGTAATTGACATCACCATGGGGATGCTCTGTTGCTAGGCCAGACAAGCTCAGTCTGATGTGGTCCTTATCTATTGATTTTCCTGACATTTCCCCGCACTTCACAGACTAGGCCAACATGTGAGAAAATGTCTGATGCTCTCAGTTCATACAGCCTGTTTGTACAAACTCGGAGCGAACACTCGCCGGCCCTCGCTGCATTGCAATTGGTAGGTTGATGTCACCATGGCGAATTGGGTCGAATTCTCTAAGCGATTGGTCGAAAATGTGCTCATTTGTTGAGTCGGTAAATCAAAACCCAAACGCAATAATACAGATTTGCAAAATCCTTCAAATTTCCTTTGAATTTGAAGACATCATCTAATGACGGGTTCATTGCTTTTAAAATCCTCCCATGCAGGTCTAGGGCTGAATAAATGTAGGCTCTTCCTGTGCTTCTAGCTATGTTTTATTGATATACAGGAGGGATGTCTCCTTTAGAGTGTTAATGCCAACCCTTGTTCTGAAGTGAAGCCCATAAATACTAGATGATCAGAATTAACCTCTGCATTACTCCACCTCCCCATGGTCTCCGAGATGTCACCAAGGCCGTAGGTGCATGCGCACCCCTGGTCTGATGGGGTTGCTTAGCAGTCTGTCTGGAGGGGGGCTTATGGGAGAAGTGCAAACAGACAGTCCTGCCTTAGTAAAGGTCAGAGCTGCAACCTACACCTCTCAAATCCCAGCCTGGCCCTGATGGGACCCGGGTTCCAAGCGTGCCTAGAGATGCCTGCGGTAAGGGAGAATTGCTGCGAGAGTGAAGTTGAACTGCGTTGCTTTTAGAGCCTGTCAGCACCAATAGTGGTGCGACAGATCTGATCTAACTTTGTGTAGTGGCTCTTCCTCGGTGTGGTTTCGGAATGGCATACACGCTGGGACAGCG
The sequence above is drawn from the Sparus aurata chromosome 21, fSpaAur1.1, whole genome shotgun sequence genome and encodes:
- the LOC115572330 gene encoding zinc finger protein 521 isoform X5 is translated as MSRRKQAKPRSLKVEDNVTEDQHSPGQTAIPSDPECALERAAEDGETGRLRKRLLSPEEGEEGEEEDEEPALHSCDSCRQVFESLSDLTEHKINQCQLTDGADLEDDPSCSWPASSPSSKDQTSPGHCEDYDFGEDEGGPGLPYPCQFCDKSFSRLSFLKRHEQSHGDKLPFSCTFCSRLFKHKRSRDRHVKLHTGDKKYHCGECDSAFSRSDHLKIHMKTHASNKPHKCPVCRRGFLSSSSLHGHMQVHERGKDGSSSSLSRADEWKVKETRKCSRCEEGFDVPEDLQRHIAECHPECSPSEDGGLGATLQCIYCHEPFSDEGTLLTHIDQAHSRDRKGHTCAICSEHFLSVEDLYAHMDIHQLPESSNHSNSPSLLTVGYTSVSSTTPDSNLSVDSSTMVETAPPVPKTRGRRKRAAQNTSDIGGRSSKQPKVSYSCIYCNKQVFSSLAVLQIHLRTMHLDKPEQAHTCQFCLEVLPSLLNLNEHLKQVHNAEDHAALLASLPDALLQCNFCPEVLSDLNALQEHIRCSHGFPSPVAKESNAFFCPQCFMGFLTEVTLEEHVRQTHCDGGSLRFDSPLAVTPKESIVEVYSCSYCTNSPIFNSVLKLNKHIKENHKNIPLALNYINNGKKSLRTLSPSSPISVEQTAMLKQGGSRNTSEFICNQCGAKYTSLDLFQTHLKTHLDGLQPQLTCPQCNKEFPNQESLLKHVTIHFTITSTYYICESCDKQFTSVDDLQKHLLDMHTFVFFRCTLCQEVFDSKVSTQLHLAVKHSNEKKVYRCTSCNWDFRHETDLQLHVKHSHLENQGRAHRCIFCGESFGTEVELQCHITTHSKKYNCRFCSKAFHAIVLLEKHLREKHCVFDGKTQNCGANGSAMSGGDGQPKEDAELQSLITNSHGPVAAGGTVVDTHNSHDGSEEEVDTADPMYGCDICGASYTMDSLLTNHQLRDHNIRPGESAMVKRKAEMIKGNHKCNVCSRTFFSEPGLREHMQTHLGPVKHYMCPICGERFPSLLTLTEHKVTHSKSLDTGSCRICKMPLHSEEDFLEHCQMHPDLRNSLTGFRCVVCMQTVTSTLELKIHGTFHMQKTGMSSNQPMVRNHMNSHNQQQHHIQKPFKCASCLKDFRSKQELVKLDINGLPYGLCASCVTAAGSKSSSPTVNGGRQQQQQGGATTPATTAAWIQGESLSPGDGKGKAVSSSSSSSSTSSLHAAKTRCSSCNVKFESEAELQNHVQTVHREQAGDSNSGQLKTPQVSPMPRASPSQTEEKKTYQCIKCQMVFYSEWDIQVHVANHMLEEGLNHECKLCSQSFDSPAKLQCHLIEHSFEGMGGTFKCPVCFTVFVHANKLQQHIFSAHGQEDKIYDCSQCPQKFFFQTELQNHTLTQHSS
- the LOC115572330 gene encoding zinc finger protein 521 isoform X6: MKTHASNKPHKCPVCRRGFLSSSSLHGHMQVHERGKDGSSSSLSRADEWKVKETRKCSRCEEGFDVPEDLQRHIAECHPECSPSEDGGLGATLQCIYCHEPFSDEGTLLTHIDQAHSRDRKGHTCAICSEHFLSVEDLYAHMDIHQLPESSNHSNSPSLLTVGYTSVSSTTPDSNLSVDSSTMVETAPPVPKTRGRRKRAAQNTSDIGGRSSKQPKVSYSCIYCNKQVFSSLAVLQIHLRTMHLDKPEQAHTCQFCLEVLPSLLNLNEHLKQVHNAEDHAALLASLPDALLQCNFCPEVLSDLNALQEHIRCSHGFPSPVAKESNAFFCPQCFMGFLTEVTLEEHVRQTHCDGGSLRFDSPLAVTPKESIVEVYSCSYCTNSPIFNSVLKLNKHIKENHKNIPLALNYINNGKKSLRTLSPSSPISVEQTAMLKQGGSRNTSEFICNQCGAKYTSLDLFQTHLKTHLDGLQPQLTCPQCNKEFPNQESLLKHVTIHFTITSTYYICESCDKQFTSVDDLQKHLLDMHTFVFFRCTLCQEVFDSKVSTQLHLAVKHSNEKKVYRCTSCNWDFRHETDLQLHVKHSHLENQGRAHRCIFCGESFGTEVELQCHITTHSKKYNCRFCSKAFHAIVLLEKHLREKHCVFDGKTQNCGANGSAMSGGDGQPKEDAELQSLITNSHGPVAAGGTVVDTHNSHDGSEEEVDTADPMYGCDICGASYTMDSLLTNHQLRDHNIRPGESAMVKRKAEMIKGNHKCNVCSRTFFSEPGLREHMQTHLGPVKHYMCPICGERFPSLLTLTEHKVTHSKSLDTGSCRICKMPLHSEEDFLEHCQMHPDLRNSLTGFRCVVCMQTVTSTLELKIHGTFHMQKTGMSSNQPMVRNHMNSHNQQQHHIQKPFKCASCLKDFRSKQELVKLDINGLPYGLCASCVTAAGSKSSSPTVNGGRQQQQQGGATTPATTAAWIQGESLSPGDGKGKAVSSSSSSSSTSSLHAAKTRCSSCNVKFESEAELQNHVQTVHREQAGDSNSGQLKTPQVSPMPRASPSQTEEKKTYQCIKCQMVFYSEWDIQVHVANHMLGSQVSGSHHQIEEGLNHECKLCSQSFDSPAKLQCHLIEHSFEGMGGTFKCPVCFTVFVHANKLQQHIFSAHGQEDKIYDCSQCPQKFFFQTELQNHTLTQHSS